One genomic region from Arthrobacter pigmenti encodes:
- a CDS encoding HpcH/HpaI aldolase/citrate lyase family protein, with the protein MASLRNSRAAALPAKLSRSWLLASAASEANFAPALASEADSVVFDMEDAVPAEHKKEARERVVEALSTGMTAWVRVNGIETDYWAEDLAALSKAPGLRGVMLAMTEKPEQVTHTAMRLQAGTPVLALVESALGIENATAIASAPGTFRLAFGVGDFRRDTGASDDPMALAYARAKLVVASRVGQLPGPIDGPTVGALGDDLLAACKVTASMGMTGKLCLMPDAADTINKGLSPSESEILWAHELLEAHASGAVVGDGSYLPRLARAQKISSLADSYGLWNA; encoded by the coding sequence ATGGCCTCCCTTCGAAACAGTCGCGCTGCTGCGCTTCCCGCCAAGCTGTCCCGTTCATGGTTGCTCGCGTCCGCCGCATCGGAGGCCAACTTCGCGCCGGCGCTTGCCTCGGAGGCTGACTCAGTGGTGTTCGATATGGAAGATGCAGTGCCCGCAGAGCACAAGAAAGAGGCTCGCGAGCGGGTCGTCGAAGCACTCTCCACCGGAATGACGGCCTGGGTTCGCGTGAACGGGATTGAGACCGATTACTGGGCGGAGGATCTCGCTGCCCTCTCCAAGGCACCGGGCCTGCGCGGGGTGATGCTCGCTATGACCGAAAAGCCCGAGCAGGTTACGCATACCGCGATGCGCCTGCAGGCTGGAACACCGGTGCTCGCACTCGTCGAATCGGCTCTCGGGATCGAGAACGCGACGGCAATCGCCAGCGCCCCCGGGACATTCCGGCTTGCCTTCGGCGTCGGGGACTTCCGCCGCGACACGGGTGCCTCCGATGATCCGATGGCGCTCGCCTATGCAAGGGCAAAGCTCGTTGTGGCTTCGCGGGTGGGTCAGCTGCCGGGCCCCATCGACGGCCCGACCGTGGGCGCGCTCGGAGATGATCTGCTGGCCGCGTGCAAGGTCACCGCTTCCATGGGCATGACCGGCAAGCTGTGCCTTATGCCGGATGCTGCGGACACCATCAACAAGGGCCTTTCGCCGAGCGAGTCCGAAATTCTGTGGGCACATGAACTGCTCGAAGCCCACGCTTCCGGTGCGGTGGTGGGCGATGGTTCCTACCTGCCGCGTCTAGCGCGTGCGCAGAAAATCTCCTCGCTGGCGGATTCCTACGGGCTGTGGAACGCCTGA
- the bcp gene encoding thioredoxin-dependent thiol peroxidase has translation MSLATGDTAPSFTLPDAYGQPMSLSEFRGRSVVVYFYPKAETPGCTTEACDFRDNLASLQGAGFSVIGISPDTPGELASFSSNHGLPYPLLSDADNAVAKAWGAYGEKQVNGSTVVGIIRSTVVVDPDGNVQQAEYGVDAKGHVSRLREQLGVA, from the coding sequence ATGTCCCTTGCAACCGGAGATACAGCACCATCCTTCACCCTGCCCGACGCCTATGGCCAGCCCATGAGCCTGAGCGAATTTCGCGGCCGTAGCGTCGTTGTCTACTTCTATCCGAAGGCGGAGACCCCCGGCTGCACCACTGAGGCCTGTGACTTCCGGGACAACCTGGCGTCCCTGCAGGGTGCCGGGTTCAGCGTGATCGGAATCTCGCCCGACACTCCGGGCGAGCTGGCCTCCTTCAGCAGCAATCACGGGCTCCCGTATCCCCTGCTGTCGGATGCGGACAACGCCGTCGCGAAGGCATGGGGCGCGTACGGCGAGAAGCAGGTGAACGGCTCAACCGTCGTCGGAATCATCCGTTCCACCGTGGTGGTGGACCCGGACGGCAACGTGCAGCAGGCCGAATACGGCGTCGATGCCAAGGGGCACGTATCCCGGCTCCGCGAGCAGCTCGGCGTCGCGTAG
- the allB gene encoding allantoinase AllB → MTNSYVLVIRGERILTTAGIAPREVGVRDGVIVALEPLGNGLDGATVVELAPDETLIPGLVDSHVHVNEPGRTEWEGFASATKAAAAGGVTTIIDMPLNSIPPTVNVDALEQKRTAAETQAFVDVGFWGGAIPGNKADLRPLHDEGVFGFKCFLLHSGVDEFPHLEADEMEEDMAELATFDSLMIVHAEDSRSIDRAPHAEGDQYSRFLASRPRGAENVAIAEVIERARWTGARAHILHLSSSDALPMIATAKRDGVSLTVETCPHYLTLLSEEIPNGATAFKCCPPIREASNRELLWEGLIDGTIDCIVSDHSPSTLDLKDLENGDFGVAWGGVSSLQLGLSLIWSEARQRGIALEQVVEWMSARPAALARLQRKGQLALGYDADFSVFAADETFVVDVNKLHHKNPISPYAGKALSGVVRSTYLRGEVLDLEKPTGRLLRRGAS, encoded by the coding sequence ATGACCAATTCTTATGTCCTCGTGATCCGGGGCGAGAGGATCTTGACGACCGCAGGCATCGCGCCGAGGGAAGTCGGCGTGCGGGACGGCGTGATCGTTGCCCTGGAACCGCTGGGCAACGGGCTCGACGGCGCCACCGTCGTCGAGCTCGCACCGGACGAGACGCTGATCCCCGGCCTGGTGGACTCCCATGTGCACGTCAACGAGCCCGGGCGCACCGAGTGGGAGGGCTTCGCGTCCGCCACGAAGGCTGCGGCTGCCGGGGGAGTGACCACCATCATCGACATGCCGCTGAACAGCATCCCGCCCACCGTGAACGTGGACGCGCTCGAGCAGAAGCGGACAGCCGCTGAGACTCAGGCCTTTGTCGACGTCGGGTTCTGGGGCGGCGCGATTCCCGGCAACAAGGCCGACCTGCGGCCGCTCCACGACGAGGGTGTGTTCGGGTTCAAGTGCTTCCTGCTGCACTCGGGTGTGGACGAGTTCCCCCATCTCGAAGCGGACGAGATGGAAGAGGACATGGCGGAGCTCGCAACGTTCGATTCGCTGATGATCGTCCACGCGGAGGACTCGCGCTCCATCGATCGGGCGCCGCACGCAGAGGGGGATCAGTACTCCAGGTTCCTCGCTTCCCGGCCGCGCGGGGCGGAGAACGTTGCCATCGCGGAGGTCATCGAGCGGGCGCGGTGGACGGGGGCACGTGCGCACATCCTGCACCTGTCGTCGTCGGATGCGCTGCCGATGATTGCTACGGCCAAGCGCGACGGCGTTTCCCTCACGGTCGAAACCTGTCCGCACTACCTCACGCTCCTGTCAGAGGAAATCCCGAACGGCGCGACAGCGTTCAAGTGCTGCCCGCCGATTCGTGAAGCGTCCAATCGTGAGCTGCTGTGGGAAGGGCTGATCGACGGGACAATCGACTGCATCGTGTCGGACCACTCGCCGTCGACCCTCGACCTGAAGGACTTGGAGAACGGCGACTTCGGAGTGGCCTGGGGCGGAGTCTCCTCGCTGCAGCTCGGCCTTTCGCTGATCTGGTCGGAGGCGCGCCAGCGGGGAATCGCGCTGGAGCAGGTTGTGGAGTGGATGTCTGCGCGTCCGGCCGCTCTCGCCCGGCTGCAGCGCAAGGGGCAGCTGGCGCTGGGGTACGATGCGGACTTCTCCGTCTTCGCCGCCGATGAGACCTTCGTGGTGGACGTGAATAAACTCCACCACAAGAATCCCATCTCGCCGTACGCCGGAAAGGCGCTCTCCGGCGTCGTACGTTCGACCTACCTCCGCGGAGAGGTTCTGGACCTGGAGAAGCCGACCGGGCGCCTGCTGCGTCGCGGCGCTTCGTAA